In Chryseobacterium gleum, a single genomic region encodes these proteins:
- a CDS encoding ABC transporter ATP-binding protein — MLVIQDLNKSYDTGKSKLHVLKGINLNISEGEFVSIMGSSGSGKSTLLNIIGILDEKDSGTYELDGVPIEHLSEVKAAEYRSRFLGFIFQSFNLINYKTALENVALPLYYQNVPRKERNQKALEYLEKVGLAQWANHLPSELSGGQKQRVAIARALITNPKVVLADEPTGALDSKTTHDIMKLLQDINNEGKTIIVVTHEPDVAAQTKRNVVLKDGIIESDEFIKQIVL; from the coding sequence ATGTTAGTAATTCAGGATTTAAATAAGTCATACGATACAGGCAAAAGCAAACTTCATGTTCTTAAAGGAATTAATCTGAATATTTCTGAAGGAGAGTTTGTTTCTATTATGGGAAGTTCCGGTTCCGGAAAATCTACACTACTTAATATTATTGGAATTCTGGATGAAAAAGATTCAGGAACCTATGAATTGGACGGAGTTCCCATTGAACATTTATCTGAGGTAAAAGCTGCAGAATATAGAAGCCGGTTTTTAGGATTTATTTTTCAGTCTTTCAATCTTATCAATTATAAAACAGCTTTGGAGAATGTAGCACTTCCACTGTATTATCAGAATGTGCCGCGAAAAGAACGAAATCAGAAAGCGCTGGAGTATCTGGAAAAAGTAGGACTGGCTCAGTGGGCAAACCACCTTCCAAGTGAACTTTCCGGAGGACAGAAGCAGAGAGTAGCCATTGCAAGAGCTTTGATTACCAATCCAAAGGTAGTACTTGCAGATGAGCCTACCGGAGCACTCGATTCCAAAACTACCCATGATATTATGAAACTTCTTCAGGATATCAATAATGAAGGAAAAACAATAATCGTTGTAACCCACGAACCTGATGTGGCTGCACAGACCAAAAGAAATGTAGTCCTGAAGGACGGGATTATTGAAAGTGATGAGTTTATTAAGCAGATTGTACTATAA
- a CDS encoding ABC transporter permease yields the protein MNIIFKKDTWQEIYYSLRNNKLRTFLTMIGVGWGMFLYVSLLGAAKGMENGFDKLFSGFATNSIFLWAQKTSIPYEGFPKGREVHLNLNDMEMLKRKVTAIDYISPQNARGSFTGTPGESMSRNGKNGTYSLTGDYSVGNKISEKKLIFGRYINDADVSGNKNVVVIGEEIYKNFFDSKKKENPIGKSINIKGLFFNVIGVFRVKKGGGFENDQTAFIPLSTYTKMYNAGDQIDMFAIVSKPNANVNAVEEDVKYALKTKNKVSPEDTNAFGSFNLGKEFKKLTGFLTGMQLLTIIVGTLTILAGVIAISNILLITVKERTKEIGIRRALGAKPAEVRNQILLESVVITLSSGLIGFMFGIFVLMILNAVTQGQDSFPFYNPTVNYGNVFAAMAVMVVLGLVIGMIPAQRAVKIKPIEALRTE from the coding sequence GTGAATATCATATTTAAAAAAGACACTTGGCAGGAAATTTATTATTCATTGAGGAATAATAAACTCCGGACATTTCTTACCATGATTGGCGTAGGATGGGGAATGTTTTTGTATGTGAGCCTTCTTGGAGCTGCAAAAGGAATGGAAAATGGTTTTGATAAACTATTTTCCGGTTTTGCTACCAATTCCATCTTCCTGTGGGCACAGAAAACATCTATTCCGTACGAAGGATTTCCTAAAGGAAGAGAAGTTCACCTGAACCTGAATGATATGGAAATGCTGAAAAGAAAAGTAACAGCCATAGATTATATTTCGCCGCAGAATGCCAGAGGAAGCTTTACCGGAACACCGGGGGAAAGCATGTCAAGAAACGGGAAGAATGGAACCTATTCGCTTACCGGAGATTATTCTGTAGGAAACAAAATTTCGGAAAAGAAACTGATCTTCGGACGCTATATCAATGATGCCGATGTTTCCGGGAATAAAAATGTAGTGGTGATAGGAGAAGAAATTTATAAAAATTTCTTCGATTCCAAGAAAAAAGAAAACCCAATAGGGAAGTCTATCAATATTAAAGGACTGTTTTTTAATGTAATCGGGGTTTTCCGTGTAAAAAAAGGAGGAGGATTTGAAAATGACCAGACTGCTTTTATTCCACTTTCCACGTATACGAAAATGTATAATGCAGGAGACCAGATCGACATGTTTGCTATTGTAAGCAAGCCTAATGCAAATGTTAATGCAGTAGAAGAAGATGTAAAGTACGCTTTAAAGACAAAGAATAAAGTGTCCCCTGAAGATACCAACGCTTTCGGGAGTTTCAACCTTGGGAAAGAATTTAAAAAATTGACAGGGTTTCTTACAGGAATGCAGTTGCTGACCATTATCGTGGGTACACTGACTATCCTTGCAGGAGTAATCGCTATTTCAAATATCCTTTTGATCACAGTAAAAGAAAGAACCAAAGAAATCGGGATCAGAAGGGCGTTAGGTGCCAAACCTGCTGAGGTAAGAAATCAGATTTTGCTGGAAAGTGTTGTTATTACGCTCTCCTCGGGGTTGATAGGTTTTATGTTTGGGATTTTTGTACTTATGATTCTTAATGCTGTTACTCAGGGCCAGGATTCATTCCCATTCTATAATCCGACAGTTAACTATGGAAATGTGTTTGCGGCAATGGCAGTAATGGTGGTTTTGGGACTTGTTATCGGGATGATTCCTGCGCAGAGAGCTGTGAAGATTAAACCTATTGAAGCATTAAGAACAGAGTAA
- a CDS encoding NAD(P)/FAD-dependent oxidoreductase has protein sequence MENKNFDVIIIGGSYSGLSAGMSLGRSLRNVLIIDNGKPCNRQTPHSHNFVTHDGKTPSEISKLAKKDVEKYNTVSFYNGTAVKTQNTSDGFKIETSSGEKFNSKKLIIASGVRDVMPDIPGFAECWGISVIHCPYCHGYEVKNEITGILSNGDIAYEFSKLIFNLTKSLTLFTNGKASLTDEQIKKLAQNKINLNEDEIEKIEHDNGSVQKIIFKNGKEVSLKALYAKIPFEQNLNVSADLGCELTEQGFIKVDAMQKTNVPGVFACGDNVTMMRSVANAVAQGNFAGAVVNKELSDEEF, from the coding sequence ATGGAAAATAAAAATTTTGATGTTATCATAATAGGAGGAAGTTATTCGGGATTATCTGCGGGAATGTCTTTGGGAAGATCTTTAAGGAATGTTTTGATCATTGATAATGGAAAACCTTGTAACAGACAGACTCCACATTCTCATAACTTTGTTACTCACGATGGGAAAACACCGTCAGAAATTTCAAAACTGGCAAAAAAAGATGTTGAAAAATACAATACTGTCAGTTTCTATAACGGAACCGCTGTGAAAACACAAAATACCAGCGACGGTTTTAAAATTGAAACTTCATCTGGTGAAAAATTCAATTCTAAAAAACTTATTATAGCTTCCGGAGTGAGGGATGTAATGCCTGACATCCCCGGATTTGCAGAATGCTGGGGGATTTCTGTGATACACTGTCCATACTGCCATGGCTATGAAGTAAAAAATGAAATCACAGGAATTCTTTCCAATGGAGATATCGCTTACGAATTTTCAAAGTTGATTTTTAATCTGACCAAAAGCCTTACCTTGTTTACGAATGGAAAGGCTTCCCTTACTGATGAACAAATAAAGAAACTGGCTCAGAATAAAATTAATCTTAATGAAGATGAGATTGAAAAAATAGAGCATGATAACGGATCTGTTCAGAAAATTATTTTCAAAAACGGGAAAGAAGTTTCTTTAAAAGCTTTATATGCTAAAATTCCTTTCGAACAAAATCTAAATGTATCTGCTGATCTGGGATGTGAGCTGACGGAACAAGGTTTCATTAAAGTAGATGCAATGCAGAAAACAAATGTTCCGGGAGTATTTGCCTGTGGAGATAATGTAACCATGATGCGCTCCGTAGCCAATGCAGTTGCACAGGGAAATTTTGCAGGTGCCGTGGTTAATAAGGAGCTTTCAGATGAAGAATTTTAG
- a CDS encoding glycosyltransferase family 39 protein produces the protein MKKDYWILVLFIIAKFALQYSLISPEYELHRDEYLHLDQANHLAWGYLSVPPVNSWIAWIIKMLGNFVFWVKFFPALFGAMTIVIAWKVVEELKGSLFAKILTASGILFSVLLRVNMLFQPTSLEIFLWLCLYYSLIKYFNSQKVKWIYMGAVIFGIGILNKYNIAFAVLGLIPAFLLTKQRKIFMLSHAYWAALLVLIIVFPNLLWQYQNHFPVIHHMKELSERQLVHVDRVDFMKSQILFFIGVIFVIIAGWGALLLYKPFEKFRFFFWSYSITITLFLFFKAKDYYAIGLYPVYIAFGAVYLGHLFEKGWKRFLKPVSILIPILLFLPLYNVAFPNKSPEYIVSYPDEYKKLGLLRWEDGKDHSLPQDFADMQGWKELAQKVDKEYSKLAKTGTTMVLCDNYGQAGAINYYSKAGVVAMSFNADYINWIDINRKYKNVIRVKDATEAGKELNESGSFFEVSELKDSITNPYAREKGTAIFSLQGAKININKRIQDEITEVKNEWK, from the coding sequence ATGAAAAAAGACTATTGGATTCTCGTTCTTTTTATCATTGCAAAATTTGCTCTTCAATATTCATTGATAAGTCCTGAATATGAACTTCACAGGGATGAATATCTGCATCTCGATCAGGCGAATCATCTTGCATGGGGATATCTTTCAGTTCCGCCTGTCAACTCTTGGATAGCGTGGATCATTAAAATGTTGGGAAACTTCGTATTCTGGGTTAAGTTCTTTCCTGCTTTATTTGGAGCAATGACTATAGTCATTGCCTGGAAAGTTGTTGAAGAACTGAAAGGAAGCCTTTTTGCTAAAATACTTACTGCGTCAGGTATTCTATTTTCTGTGCTTCTTCGGGTAAATATGTTATTCCAGCCCACATCACTGGAAATTTTCCTGTGGCTGTGTCTTTATTACAGTTTGATTAAATATTTCAATTCCCAAAAAGTTAAGTGGATTTACATGGGAGCAGTCATTTTTGGAATAGGAATATTGAATAAATATAATATTGCTTTTGCCGTCCTTGGACTCATTCCTGCATTTCTGTTAACAAAGCAAAGAAAAATCTTTATGCTCTCTCATGCGTATTGGGCAGCGCTTTTGGTGTTAATTATTGTTTTTCCCAACCTTTTATGGCAATATCAGAATCATTTTCCGGTCATTCATCATATGAAAGAGCTTTCAGAAAGACAGCTTGTACATGTAGACCGGGTGGATTTTATGAAATCTCAGATTCTCTTTTTCATAGGTGTCATTTTTGTTATCATAGCGGGCTGGGGAGCGTTATTGTTGTATAAGCCTTTTGAGAAATTCCGGTTTTTCTTTTGGAGCTATAGTATTACAATTACCTTGTTCTTATTTTTTAAAGCAAAAGACTACTATGCAATAGGACTCTATCCCGTTTATATTGCCTTTGGTGCAGTTTATCTTGGACATCTATTTGAAAAAGGATGGAAGAGGTTTTTGAAACCCGTCAGCATTCTGATTCCGATACTTTTATTTCTTCCCTTATATAATGTAGCCTTTCCGAATAAAAGTCCTGAATATATAGTCTCTTACCCGGATGAGTATAAAAAATTGGGGCTGCTTCGTTGGGAAGATGGAAAAGATCATTCTTTACCACAGGATTTTGCTGACATGCAGGGTTGGAAAGAACTGGCTCAAAAAGTGGATAAAGAATATTCCAAACTGGCAAAGACCGGAACTACGATGGTCTTATGTGATAATTACGGACAGGCCGGAGCAATTAATTATTATTCAAAAGCGGGTGTTGTAGCCATGTCATTTAATGCAGACTATATCAATTGGATAGATATAAACAGGAAATACAAAAATGTAATCAGAGTTAAAGATGCTACCGAAGCAGGAAAAGAACTTAATGAATCCGGTTCATTTTTTGAAGTTTCGGAACTAAAGGATTCTATTACCAATCCATATGCTAGAGAAAAAGGAACAGCGATTTTCAGCCTTCAGGGAGCGAAAATAAATATCAATAAAAGAATTCAGGACGAAATTACCGAAGTTAAAAATGAATGGAAATAG
- a CDS encoding efflux RND transporter periplasmic adaptor subunit, producing the protein MKKKFTWKKAIYIVLGLLFAVALFSGIGYLIKSNSNEGEAFLTRKPTVQNMDDKVMATGKIVPKEEIEIKPNIAGIIDKILVKEGDKVEVGQLIATVKIVPSISEVNAAQQEVQNAQIQISNAQMNVGNMQKQFDMQEKLYKQGVASKQEFLNSQQQLFSQQQTLKNAQQQLNTAQKRLQIAKTGATPELKGQGLATTEIRSKASGTVLEVPVKAGSQVIEANNFNAGTTICSVADLNVLIFKGEIDEAQAGKLREGMDMNIVIGALQNKTFPGKLTMIAPKGKDNAGTIKFPVEGNVSNPNNEYIRAGFSANGEIVLSSQKNALLLDESLVQYEKKQGKDVPFVETKQKDGKFKKVYVKLGASDGINVQILPGSNITKDTEVKVWNPSDKDKEELKEKANKK; encoded by the coding sequence ATGAAAAAGAAATTCACTTGGAAAAAAGCCATTTATATAGTGTTGGGGCTTTTATTTGCAGTGGCATTATTCTCAGGGATTGGCTATCTTATAAAATCTAACTCTAACGAAGGTGAGGCTTTCCTTACCCGCAAGCCTACTGTTCAGAATATGGATGATAAGGTAATGGCTACAGGGAAAATTGTTCCAAAAGAAGAAATTGAGATCAAACCCAATATTGCGGGGATTATAGATAAAATCTTAGTAAAAGAAGGAGATAAAGTAGAAGTAGGCCAGCTGATTGCTACTGTGAAAATTGTTCCAAGTATCTCTGAAGTAAATGCAGCTCAGCAGGAAGTTCAGAATGCACAGATCCAGATCAGCAATGCCCAGATGAATGTAGGAAATATGCAGAAGCAGTTTGATATGCAGGAAAAACTTTACAAGCAGGGAGTTGCTTCTAAACAGGAGTTTCTTAATTCTCAACAGCAGTTATTCTCTCAGCAGCAGACTTTGAAAAATGCACAGCAGCAATTGAATACCGCTCAAAAAAGATTGCAGATCGCTAAAACAGGAGCAACTCCCGAACTTAAAGGTCAGGGGTTGGCAACTACCGAGATTCGTTCCAAAGCTTCAGGTACCGTACTTGAAGTGCCTGTTAAAGCAGGAAGCCAGGTGATTGAAGCCAATAACTTCAATGCGGGAACTACCATCTGCTCGGTTGCAGATTTAAATGTGCTGATCTTTAAAGGCGAAATTGATGAGGCACAGGCAGGAAAACTAAGAGAAGGAATGGATATGAATATTGTAATCGGAGCATTACAAAACAAAACTTTCCCTGGAAAACTGACCATGATTGCCCCTAAAGGAAAAGATAATGCAGGAACTATTAAATTTCCGGTAGAAGGTAACGTAAGTAATCCTAATAATGAGTATATTAGAGCAGGTTTTTCTGCGAATGGTGAAATTGTCTTGAGTTCCCAGAAAAATGCATTATTATTGGATGAATCTTTAGTGCAGTATGAAAAGAAACAAGGAAAAGATGTTCCTTTTGTAGAAACCAAACAAAAAGATGGTAAATTCAAAAAAGTATATGTGAAACTGGGAGCAAGTGACGGAATCAATGTTCAGATTCTTCCCGGATCAAATATTACAAAAGATACTGAAGTGAAAGTTTGGAACCCATCAGATAAAGACAAAGAAGAGCTGAAAGAAAAAGCCAATAAAAAATAA
- a CDS encoding four helix bundle protein, whose product MFLNLNHYKLDVYQSARELRIECYKALSKIPDHEKFNVIDQIGRASTSVVNITEGCSRRSELERKRYFEIARGSVIELDSCFDIVIECKYIKIEELTKIGNLIKTAFILLSKMLKSD is encoded by the coding sequence ATGTTTTTAAATCTGAACCATTATAAGCTTGACGTATATCAATCAGCCAGAGAATTAAGAATAGAATGTTACAAGGCTTTATCTAAAATTCCTGATCATGAAAAGTTTAATGTAATTGACCAGATAGGAAGAGCTTCTACTTCAGTGGTAAATATTACCGAGGGATGCTCGAGAAGATCTGAATTAGAAAGGAAAAGATATTTTGAAATTGCCAGAGGTTCGGTTATTGAGTTAGATTCTTGTTTTGATATTGTTATAGAGTGTAAGTATATTAAAATAGAAGAATTAACAAAAATTGGTAATTTAATAAAAACAGCATTTATCTTATTAAGTAAAATGTTGAAAAGTGATTAG
- a CDS encoding ribonucleotide-diphosphate reductase subunit beta has product MGIFDKRVSYKPFEYPEVLQFVEAINKSFWVHSEVDFTADVQDFHSQLEPHEKHAVKNALLAIAQIEVSVKTFWGNLYNHLPKPEFNGLGSTFAECEFRHSEAYSRLLEVLGYNDEFLNVIEIPAVKGRIEFLGNALKHANSATPKEYVSALLLFSILVENVSLFSQFAIILSFTRFKGFMKNVSNIIAWTSVDEQIHANAGIYLINKIREEQPDLLTDSDIEDIYTLVDESIAREGDILSWIFELGEIDNVSKEDLLNFMKYRVDDSLKKINMKTRYNITPEQYRPMVWFEEEVFANSLDDFFAKRPVDYTKHDKSITANDLF; this is encoded by the coding sequence ATGGGAATTTTTGATAAAAGAGTAAGCTATAAGCCATTTGAATACCCGGAGGTTCTTCAATTTGTAGAAGCCATCAACAAATCGTTCTGGGTACATTCGGAAGTGGACTTTACTGCAGATGTTCAGGATTTTCATTCGCAGTTGGAACCACACGAAAAGCATGCTGTGAAGAATGCGCTGTTAGCCATTGCACAGATCGAGGTGTCTGTAAAGACATTCTGGGGAAATTTATACAACCACTTACCAAAGCCGGAATTCAATGGATTAGGATCTACTTTTGCAGAATGCGAGTTCCGTCATTCTGAAGCATATTCCCGTTTATTAGAGGTTTTAGGATATAACGACGAGTTCCTTAACGTGATCGAAATTCCTGCTGTAAAAGGTAGAATCGAGTTTCTTGGAAATGCTTTAAAGCATGCTAATTCTGCTACACCGAAAGAATATGTTTCCGCTTTATTGTTATTCAGTATTTTAGTGGAAAACGTTTCTCTTTTCTCGCAGTTTGCCATCATCCTTTCTTTCACAAGATTCAAAGGTTTCATGAAAAATGTTTCCAATATCATTGCATGGACTTCAGTAGATGAGCAGATTCACGCCAATGCAGGAATTTACCTGATCAACAAAATCCGTGAAGAACAACCTGACTTATTAACAGACAGCGATATTGAAGATATCTATACCCTTGTAGATGAGTCTATCGCAAGAGAAGGCGACATCCTTAGCTGGATCTTTGAATTGGGAGAAATCGACAACGTTTCTAAAGAAGACCTGTTAAACTTTATGAAATACCGTGTAGATGACAGTTTGAAGAAAATCAACATGAAAACAAGATACAACATTACTCCTGAGCAATATAGACCAATGGTATGGTTCGAGGAGGAAGTTTTTGCCAATTCATTAGATGATTTCTTTGCCAAAAGACCTGTAGACTATACGAAACACGATAAAAGTATTACAGCAAACGATTTGTTTTAA
- the glyA gene encoding serine hydroxymethyltransferase, with amino-acid sequence MDIIFDLIEKERQRQTHGLELIASENFVSENVMKAMGSVLTNKYAEGYPGKRYYGGCEVVDEVETLAINRAKELFGVDYVNVQPHSGSQANAAIYLAVLKPGDKIMGMDLSMGGHLTHGSAVNFSGIQYNVVSYGVQQETGLIDYDQMREVALREKPKMLIAGFSAYSRDLDYAKFREVADEVGATLWADIAHPAGLVAKGLLNSPFEHCHVVTTTTHKTLRGPRGGMIMMGKDFENTYGHKTPKGEIKMMSQVLDGAVFPGIQGGPLEHVIAGKAVAFGEALDVQFETYAKQVKANAQALSKAMINRGFDIVSGGTDNHLMLVDLRNKGVNGKETEKALVLADITCNKNMVPFDDKSPFTTSGIRLGTAAITTRGLKENDMDTIAGLISEVVDNIKNEEVIGSVRKKVNELMEGKALFNY; translated from the coding sequence ATGGATATTATTTTCGACCTGATTGAAAAGGAAAGACAAAGACAAACCCATGGATTAGAGCTTATCGCATCAGAAAATTTTGTTTCTGAAAACGTGATGAAAGCAATGGGAAGTGTACTGACAAATAAATATGCTGAAGGATATCCCGGAAAAAGATATTACGGAGGATGTGAAGTAGTAGATGAGGTTGAAACTTTAGCCATCAACAGAGCTAAGGAGCTTTTCGGAGTAGATTATGTGAATGTTCAGCCACATTCCGGTTCTCAGGCGAATGCAGCCATTTATCTTGCAGTTTTGAAACCTGGTGATAAAATTATGGGAATGGACCTTTCAATGGGAGGACACCTTACCCACGGTTCAGCAGTGAACTTTTCAGGGATTCAATATAACGTAGTTTCTTACGGAGTTCAGCAGGAAACAGGTCTTATTGATTATGATCAAATGAGAGAAGTAGCGTTGAGAGAAAAACCAAAAATGCTTATTGCAGGTTTCTCAGCCTATTCAAGAGATTTAGATTATGCTAAATTCAGAGAAGTGGCAGATGAAGTGGGAGCTACCCTTTGGGCTGATATAGCTCACCCGGCTGGTTTAGTAGCAAAAGGGTTATTAAATTCTCCATTCGAGCACTGTCATGTAGTAACAACTACAACTCACAAGACCCTTAGAGGCCCAAGAGGAGGAATGATCATGATGGGGAAAGACTTTGAAAATACATATGGTCACAAAACGCCAAAAGGTGAAATCAAAATGATGAGCCAGGTGCTGGATGGGGCTGTATTTCCAGGTATTCAGGGAGGACCGCTTGAGCACGTGATTGCTGGTAAAGCTGTAGCTTTTGGGGAAGCTCTGGATGTTCAGTTTGAAACGTATGCAAAACAGGTTAAAGCAAATGCTCAGGCACTATCAAAAGCAATGATCAACAGAGGTTTTGATATCGTAAGCGGAGGTACAGATAATCACCTGATGCTGGTAGACCTTAGAAATAAAGGAGTAAACGGTAAAGAAACCGAAAAAGCATTAGTACTTGCTGATATTACATGTAACAAAAATATGGTTCCTTTTGATGACAAGTCACCATTTACAACATCTGGTATCAGATTGGGAACTGCAGCTATCACAACAAGAGGATTGAAAGAAAATGATATGGATACTATTGCGGGACTTATTTCTGAAGTAGTAGACAATATCAAAAATGAAGAAGTGATTGGATCTGTAAGAAAAAAAGTAAACGAATTAATGGAAGGTAAAGCTCTGTTTAATTACTAA
- a CDS encoding ABC transporter permease gives MFDLDRWQEIFSSIRSNVLRTVLSGFTVALGLFIFIVLFGIGRGLQNAFSEGFAGDAKNLIIFSTGKASLAYKGLQSDRNITMNNSDYDFLINTDKEKAGPSSPRYSASLMVKYGKESGLYQINGAEPGEQVIENRKVIDGRYITAKDLERKLNVAVIGRMVQRDLIKNGSPIGKELDINGTMYKVIGVFSDDGGDRDERHITVPITTLQQMKKGSDTVNIAYITYNEKLTPDQAIKYGDELKDKLKARKNVSPDDENGVRVWNNAKNMNDTFTFMAVLTAIVGFIGLGTLLAGIIGISNIMVYIVKERTKEIGVRKAIGAKPAGIVGLIVQESVVITVISGLVGVGVGVLTLNLIGNSLEEFFIKNPSVGWGSIIMAFIALIFSGLIAGFVPAYRASRIKPIEALRTE, from the coding sequence ATGTTTGACCTAGATCGTTGGCAGGAAATATTCAGTTCTATCCGGAGTAATGTACTTCGGACGGTACTTTCAGGGTTTACTGTAGCTTTGGGACTGTTTATTTTCATCGTCCTTTTTGGAATTGGAAGAGGACTTCAGAATGCTTTTTCTGAAGGATTTGCAGGAGATGCTAAAAATCTTATTATTTTTTCCACAGGAAAAGCCTCTTTAGCTTATAAAGGTCTTCAGTCTGACCGAAATATAACAATGAATAACTCAGACTATGATTTTTTAATTAATACGGATAAGGAAAAAGCGGGGCCTTCCAGTCCGAGATATAGTGCCAGTTTAATGGTAAAATATGGAAAAGAAAGTGGTCTTTATCAGATTAATGGTGCTGAACCTGGTGAACAGGTCATTGAAAACAGAAAAGTTATTGATGGGAGGTATATTACAGCGAAAGATCTGGAAAGAAAATTAAATGTTGCGGTCATTGGAAGAATGGTTCAGCGGGACTTGATCAAAAATGGAAGCCCAATAGGAAAAGAACTTGATATTAACGGAACAATGTATAAGGTTATCGGAGTTTTTTCCGATGATGGCGGAGATCGAGATGAGAGACATATCACAGTACCCATCACCACTTTACAGCAGATGAAGAAAGGATCTGATACAGTAAATATAGCTTATATAACATACAATGAGAAACTGACTCCGGATCAGGCCATTAAGTATGGTGATGAGCTTAAAGATAAATTAAAAGCGAGAAAAAATGTTTCTCCCGATGATGAGAATGGTGTCCGTGTCTGGAATAACGCCAAAAATATGAATGACACCTTTACATTCATGGCGGTACTTACAGCAATTGTAGGATTTATCGGACTGGGAACATTACTTGCCGGAATTATCGGGATCAGTAACATTATGGTATACATTGTTAAAGAAAGAACCAAAGAGATCGGAGTAAGAAAAGCTATTGGTGCAAAGCCAGCTGGAATTGTAGGGCTTATTGTTCAGGAAAGTGTTGTGATTACAGTTATATCCGGGCTTGTTGGAGTAGGAGTAGGTGTTTTGACATTAAATCTTATCGGGAACAGCCTTGAAGAGTTTTTCATTAAAAACCCAAGTGTAGGCTGGGGATCCATCATTATGGCATTCATTGCACTGATTTTCTCTGGACTGATTGCAGGATTTGTTCCCGCATACAGAGCCTCAAGAATTAAACCGATAGAAGCATTGAGAACAGAATAA